From Spirosoma agri, one genomic window encodes:
- the glgX gene encoding glycogen debranching protein GlgX, translating into MSKRTSEASGQETVQSKPGKPYPLGATYDGEGVNFALFSENSTAAFLCLYDSADPSRETARIPLTERTELVWHIYLDGLQPGQLYGYRVDGEYDPKSGYFFNPNKLLLDPYARAINAPVNHDDSWLGYDYKSTSDERYLILSKEDSGPTMPKSVIVDSAFDWDDDQAPSVPLHRSVMYEMHVKGFSHLHPTMEESIRGTYAGLGSQESIDYLKKLGITAVELLPVHQFTDESYWGYNSIGFFAPQNTYSSSGMAGQQVTEFKQMVKNLHKAGLEVILDVVYNHTAEGNQFGPMLSFQGIDNRAYYHQVGDQPEYYMDYTGTGNTLNLSHPRVLQLVMDSLRYWVTEMHVDGFRFDLAAALIRTDEEIGRVSSFLDTVAQDPILAQVKLIAEPWDIQSYQVGNFPVRWSEWNGKFRDALRGFWKGDDGQAAETALRVLGSPDLYANDGRSPANSVNLITAHDGFTLNDLVSYNEKHNEANGEDNNDGSNDNLSWNCGAEGPTDDEEINALRERQKRNFLATLLLSQGTPMIVMGDECGRTQHGNNNGYNQDSEISWMDWHWNEKQQALFDFTSQLTALRQEMPILSRRKFFGNEQVNYVRPDGQEMTSDDLNNPGTHCLALFIDGVRVTEQTEDGQDIGDEQLLWVMNAFWEDIPFMLPKIGRKQSTWEVVVDTFDGKVNPKTDPIKGGHEFTVPARSSVLLRVK; encoded by the coding sequence ATGAGTAAACGTACATCGGAAGCCTCCGGCCAGGAGACGGTCCAATCAAAACCAGGTAAACCTTATCCCCTTGGTGCCACTTATGATGGCGAAGGCGTAAACTTTGCCTTATTTAGTGAGAACAGCACCGCTGCTTTCCTTTGCCTGTATGATTCAGCGGATCCCAGCCGGGAAACAGCCCGCATTCCACTTACCGAGCGTACGGAATTAGTATGGCACATTTATTTGGACGGCTTACAGCCAGGACAGCTCTACGGGTATCGTGTCGATGGCGAGTATGATCCAAAATCGGGCTATTTCTTCAACCCAAACAAGCTCCTTCTGGATCCGTACGCTCGCGCGATCAACGCGCCGGTCAATCACGATGATTCATGGCTTGGATACGATTACAAAAGCACCTCCGATGAGCGTTATTTGATCCTGAGTAAGGAAGACAGCGGCCCTACCATGCCAAAGTCAGTGATTGTAGACTCCGCTTTCGACTGGGATGATGACCAGGCTCCTTCGGTTCCATTGCATCGTTCGGTCATGTATGAGATGCACGTCAAAGGCTTCAGCCACTTGCATCCTACCATGGAGGAAAGCATCCGGGGTACATACGCAGGATTGGGCTCACAAGAAAGTATCGATTATCTGAAGAAACTGGGCATTACGGCGGTGGAACTCTTGCCTGTTCACCAGTTCACCGATGAGAGCTATTGGGGCTATAACAGCATCGGCTTCTTTGCTCCTCAAAATACGTATTCGTCATCGGGCATGGCGGGCCAGCAGGTGACGGAATTCAAGCAGATGGTCAAAAATCTGCACAAAGCCGGACTGGAAGTTATTCTGGACGTAGTGTACAACCACACCGCAGAAGGCAACCAGTTTGGTCCAATGCTGTCGTTTCAGGGAATCGACAACCGAGCTTATTATCACCAGGTCGGCGATCAACCTGAGTATTACATGGATTACACGGGTACGGGTAATACGCTTAACCTGAGTCATCCACGTGTTCTGCAACTGGTTATGGACAGCCTGCGCTATTGGGTAACGGAGATGCACGTTGATGGATTCCGGTTTGACCTTGCCGCTGCGCTCATTCGTACGGATGAAGAAATCGGCCGTGTATCCTCCTTCCTCGACACGGTAGCCCAAGATCCTATTCTGGCACAGGTGAAACTCATTGCCGAACCTTGGGATATTCAGTCGTATCAGGTTGGTAACTTCCCGGTTCGCTGGTCAGAATGGAACGGTAAGTTCCGCGATGCCCTTCGTGGCTTCTGGAAAGGTGATGACGGTCAGGCAGCCGAAACGGCACTTCGGGTATTGGGCAGCCCCGACCTGTATGCCAACGATGGCCGTTCACCGGCTAACAGCGTTAACCTCATTACGGCACACGATGGCTTCACGCTGAACGATCTGGTGAGCTATAATGAAAAGCATAACGAAGCCAATGGTGAAGATAACAATGACGGCTCGAACGACAACCTGAGCTGGAACTGTGGAGCTGAAGGGCCAACAGATGATGAGGAAATCAATGCGTTGCGCGAGCGGCAAAAACGTAATTTCCTGGCAACATTGCTGCTTAGCCAGGGAACGCCAATGATCGTGATGGGTGACGAATGTGGTCGTACCCAGCATGGTAACAACAATGGCTACAACCAGGATAGTGAGATTAGCTGGATGGACTGGCATTGGAATGAGAAACAACAGGCGTTGTTCGACTTTACCAGCCAGTTAACGGCACTTCGCCAAGAAATGCCAATCTTGAGCCGACGCAAATTTTTCGGCAATGAGCAGGTTAACTACGTGCGCCCCGACGGTCAGGAAATGACGTCCGACGACCTCAACAATCCCGGTACACATTGCCTGGCGTTGTTCATCGACGGGGTTCGCGTGACGGAACAAACCGAAGATGGCCAGGATATTGGCGACGAGCAACTGCTATGGGTAATGAATGCGTTCTGGGAAGATATTCCGTTCATGCTTCCTAAGATTGGTCGTAAACAGTCCACGTGGGAAGTTGTTGTCGATACGTTCGATGGCAAAGTCAATCCCAAAACTGATCCGATTAAAGGAGGCCACGAATTTACGGTTCCAGCCCGCTCGTCGGTGTTGTTACGCGTGAAATAA
- a CDS encoding ferritin-like domain-containing protein produces MDVKESRGEILDQLNRLLTRNHDAEKGYQEAAENVKDSELKSLFLAQSRQRGEFALEIDREIRTLGGEPDNGTSIASDLHRAWINIKSTFSSDDDKATVEECKRGDQEALENYNSVLQETDLVASTRELLLRQKQSIDSAHASMSRLALVV; encoded by the coding sequence ATGGATGTCAAAGAATCACGTGGAGAAATCCTAGACCAGCTCAATCGTTTGCTAACCCGGAACCATGATGCCGAAAAAGGCTATCAGGAAGCCGCTGAGAACGTTAAAGACTCAGAACTTAAAAGCTTATTTCTGGCCCAATCGCGCCAGCGCGGAGAGTTTGCCCTTGAAATAGACCGGGAAATCCGGACCCTAGGCGGAGAACCAGACAACGGTACGAGTATCGCTTCTGATCTGCACCGTGCCTGGATCAATATAAAGTCGACGTTTTCCAGCGACGATGATAAAGCAACTGTCGAGGAGTGCAAACGGGGTGACCAGGAAGCCCTCGAAAACTACAATTCTGTTCTTCAGGAAACGGACTTAGTTGCCAGCACCCGAGAATTACTGTTGCGTCAAAAACAGAGCATCGATTCGGCTCATGCCTCGATGTCTCGACTGGCCTTGGTAGTGTAG
- a CDS encoding DUF3140 domain-containing protein, whose amino-acid sequence MATTAIDDTEKKQIKHEFDDVVNMSASQIEKWLETEESKSVGQKKDGDSESVGHQSGEKIIKILSKKSGELSDDDYAHMQKVVSYVKRHSAQKPDKVEGSNWEYSLKNWGHDPRK is encoded by the coding sequence ATGGCAACGACAGCAATTGACGATACAGAGAAAAAGCAGATTAAACACGAGTTCGACGACGTTGTAAACATGTCAGCTTCTCAAATAGAGAAGTGGCTGGAAACGGAAGAGTCGAAATCGGTGGGTCAGAAAAAAGACGGTGACAGCGAGTCCGTCGGTCATCAGTCTGGCGAGAAGATCATCAAAATCCTCTCGAAGAAGTCCGGCGAGCTTTCTGACGATGATTATGCGCACATGCAGAAAGTCGTTAGCTATGTCAAACGGCACAGTGCTCAGAAACCAGACAAAGTCGAAGGCTCGAATTGGGAATATTCGTTGAAGAATTGGGGACATGATCCCCGCAAGTAA
- a CDS encoding hypervirulence associated TUDOR domain-containing protein, protein MATVQKGDKVEWKYGKGNAEGTVTEVHEEDISKTVQGTKVKRKGSAEEPALVLKQGDKKIVKSASEVTKK, encoded by the coding sequence TAAAGTTGAGTGGAAGTACGGAAAAGGTAATGCCGAAGGCACCGTTACTGAAGTTCATGAAGAAGATATTAGCAAAACCGTTCAGGGAACGAAAGTCAAGCGGAAAGGCTCGGCGGAGGAACCCGCACTCGTTCTCAAGCAGGGCGATAAGAAGATTGTAAAGTCAGCCAGTGAAGTGACAAAGAAATAA